TTACCTTCCACCCATTACTCGTTCAATTTGGATTTGTTCCATTCTGAGAAAAAAGGGTTATCATCGCCAAAGCATTTAGGGTAATCTACATTGCTGAATTCAAGGGTCTTCCTGCAATATTGTTTTCTTAGCCAAGCTTTCTTGGACGCCACTAGGCAAATGGGAAAGTTTACAACCTTAACAAATATCAGCTTTCCCTCTGTTCTTAACCTCTCATTGTGAGTATAGACAAACGACAGCCTTTCAGATAAAGGGCCCATCCACAACAGTACCAGACATGGCTGGCCATTATTTACTTGATTTATCTTGGTTGTTGACCAGAAATTTTATTCTGCACAGAGGACAATGTCTGTGTGTAAATTGATATAAAAACCTAGTGGATAAAGTATCGACATAAAGGGTTATTACGTAATTAGAGACATCCCAAACATCACAGGAATTACATTAGGCCCCGCCCACCATAAAGTTGCTGCTTTTGGAAATGACTTTTCTCTATTCCTGTGCCAAACATCTCTATCCACAACCTCATGAACAATTGTAAAAATTCACGAAGCATAAAAATCTTTATTTACCTAGTTTGTCAGGTTTTCTATgtgtcctcttttttttttttttttactttatttggtTCAGGCAGTCGGTGAAATACTTGGTCACGAAGATATCCTGTGACCTCTCCCACGTTTATACTGTAAACTACCTACTCATACTGAGGGAGATCTTCTTAAATGGTATCTGTCCACAATAGCTTGGTAGGTGTAATGTGATTAAATTGAGAGCTTATCCATGGCttctttttattttccacatagtTTCATATCTGGTTCCcatctgctttttttatttttttcgggaTATAGGATCAAATGAAGTATTTTGTGTTCTCTCTCCTAAACAAGAAAATGTTACCCCATCCCTAATCTTATTTTTCAGTTCATATATGGGTTCACAGCCTCTTATCTATGTTTGGGATATCTGCAGTTGATTCCTTGCTGGATTGTGCTAAAAAGTGGGAACAAGTTTTTTGGGAGTTTTTCAGATAAACAATGACCTGAGATGATCATATTAATACACAATGCCTCTATCAGTAGTAAGGTAGGAGAAGCTGGGTACTAGCTTCTATCCAGATGATGCATGCCATATTCCTATGTTACTGGACATAATGTTTCTCTCTGTCTTGTCACACTGCTGTAGATGTGGCGACCCTAGAAATACATTGTTCCTTATATTTTGGGAATATCCTAAAATCAAATATTATTTGTAGACATTCATCCCCTCATATAAAGATCTTACTGGTGTTGAGGTTTCTCATCAATGCAGcttgtttttactgttttacaaTGACTTTAAGATTAAAACATATAAGAGATGCCCCTTATTTACTTATTCCTGCTTCGCCTATCAACTTATAGGTTGCTTAGTTTAATGTACACACAACATCTGACCATCACacctaaacaatgtattcagtcactgtgtgtcttttacagatggatccagtaacagaaatagcccagagagatgtccccgtcctctaTATTCACAAGATTGTACAAAGGAAAATtacagtatcccacaggagtgTCGGGTAGATGGAATTTATGGCCTTGAAAAAATACCAAaattacttttcactttatgatcTGTAGAACAGCTGTGTATGTCTGATATTATTCTGTATAATCTCAATTCATGTAATCAGacattattaaagtgttattttattggTTATTTAGGTTGAGGATCTGACTGATATTAAGGTAGTAAATataaagggagaagaagagatgtatgtgagaggtgatcagcagtgtaaggaggaggaaatccctacagatatcagcgcAGGTGAGTAATAATACACTTTTTAGAGAGAAGTGTGAGATATTCACCTTTTTGAGACAGTACCGCAATCTCTTGTTCCACACCCACACTAAAGTATCTGCCCGGAGGGGAGTCAGGAGATTGGCCCTTATTAAATTCCTGTTTTCATCCTCACATATCATTGTATGTTACCAgtcaagagatctgaccagtctcttccTCGCACTCTTGTGATTCTTATATATCCGTACAAGAGGCGTGACCATAGTGATTTAATCACTGATCAATGTGATGAGATGGATGGtattacccatgatcctccccAGGCAGTAGTACATGTGACATTACCCATTATCTTCCTTGTGTTCCGCCTGAATGTTTTATTCACAATATGTGTAACACTGCAATAATAAATCAGGTTATTTCCTCCATACATTCCATCACAACACACACTTCACACAAACTCTACCTTCCTGCAGTCACATAACTATAATCACCCATCATTGTACCATAGCTGCATGCAAATTTCTGTAGTTGGATGCTTTGTAATGTTGCTCTTCATCTTCTGACCGGTCTCTGTATCTTCCTCTTCCCTTTCACTTtcttccactttctgctgttgcCCGTCTGTGCCCTGCTCCATTCTCCTACTCAGTCCTAATTCTCTCCTCTGTTCTGTACCTTCAtcattttgtgttgcttattCCTACTGTGCTGTATTGCTCTGTTAAGCTGCTCTCCTTCCCTCTCAGTGCTTGTCTACACAGAGGCTTCAGCCAAAATTAGTAGCATTACTCTGGCCCGGGGCTATGTTGTCTGATGTTGTTGTATAGAGACTGCTtcactgttttgttttgctactttCGTGTCCACTTGGTGAACTTTGAGTGGTGTAGACGAACGGATAGTATGTGGTGTTAATTTAGCTCATGTCTAATCTGCTTCCAGGCTCCAATGTTTGTGTGTGGGAGGCCAGTGTCTGTATGAGCATTGTGTTTGGACAATGTCACTGGCTAATAAGGCTCCCTGTCCTATGATACTGACTGGGAAGTATGTGTGTGCCTGGGAAATAATATACACCAAAGTCTGCATTTTTGCATTGTCCAATGTGGCTGTGCAATCTGTGTGTCCCTGTGCCTGGGTCTATGCAACGAGCTTATATTTGTAATGAAGTGTTCTTGTTTgcaaatttaaaagaaataattgaACATCTTGAACTCACTAAATGTATGAAAAGTTGCTACTCAATGTCTGTTTTCAAACATctattttatttccagcagatggacTCTCAAGCAGGAATACCTCAGAGGGATATCTTGTTTTGTCTTCAGGTTTTAAACGAAAAGATAACATCATCATACAAGATTTTCCAGGAGGAAATCCCATTAATCCAAATATGCATCCAGTACTTCACAGTGTACAtatatcatctgatccctctaatcatGAGGCATGTTTTCCTGAAAACTCAGATATTGCTACACCTAGTGCAGCTCATAGAAGTGATACAAAATAtcaatgttctgaatgtggaaaatgttttatacagaaatcaaatcttgataaacataagagaattcacacaggtgagaagccatttccatgttctgagtgtgggaaatgttttacacagaaatcaaatcttgacAAACATgtgagaattcacacaggtgagaaaccatttccatgttctgagtgtggaaaatgttttacacagaaatcagatGTTGTTAAACATAAGAGAATTCACACAAatgaaaaaccattttcatgttctgagtgtgggaaatgtttttcacgGAAATCATATCTTGTTAGACATaatagaattcacacaggtgagaaaccatttccatgttctgagtgtgggaaatgttttgcacataaatcaaatcttgataaACATGTGAGAattcatacaggtgagaaaccattttcatgttctgagtgtggaaaatgttttacacagaaatcagatcTTGGTAAACataagagaattcacacaggtgagaaaccatttccatgttctgtgtgtgggaaatattttactCAAAGACTATCTCTCTTAAAGCATCAGATAATACACACGAGAAAAGCAATGTCTACAAGCTGATAGTTATGAAACAGGGTATGCAGCAATACTGAAAACATTGTAAAAGATGtgcattttataaatgtaaatgatgtaggcataaatacatttacagagTGTATGCTGAAAAAATAGAATATCCAGATATTAATTCagcattattaatttattgcaacaGAGCGTGCAATCAAGAATGGTAGTACAATGGAACAGAATGTCACAATACTGGCAGGTCCCACAAAATAACATTTGGCTGGAGTTGCTATAAGAGACACACCACCTCTGGTCAAGCCTTTTAGTAGtaaggtacaagctgaagtcaaatgGTTTTAGAAGGTAGATTTGTAATGGACAAATCTAATGTCAACATATTGAGGAGGTAGAATAGTGTTGTACAGACAAATAAAACAACTTTTCATAAAcacacaagcagagaaatccaaaattAA
The nucleotide sequence above comes from Mixophyes fleayi isolate aMixFle1 chromosome 6, aMixFle1.hap1, whole genome shotgun sequence. Encoded proteins:
- the LOC142159885 gene encoding uncharacterized protein LOC142159885 → MDKDKRILNLTLEIIYLLTGEEYIVVKKTSDERVILSSNLRVSERLSRTQNPAQVTVPPPHSLINEKNNHQKILQLTNKIIQLPTGEDWEDLEEHNGLYEDVMMENHQTLMSWDGSSNKNTPERCLRPLSQDCTEENHIIPQDYKGDNLADIKAEDIKGEEEMYVRGDRQEIPTDISTDGSSNRNSPERCPRPLYSQDCTKENYSIPQECRVEDLTDIKVVNIKGEEEMYVRGDQQCKEEEIPTDISAADGLSSRNTSEGYLVLSSGFKRKDNIIIQDFPGGNPINPNMHPVLHSVHISSDPSNHEACFPENSDIATPSAAHRSDTKYQCSECGKCFIQKSNLDKHKRIHTGEKPFPCSECGKCFTQKSNLDKHVRIHTGEKPFPCSECGKCFTQKSDVVKHKRIHTNEKPFSCSECGKCFSRKSYLVRHNRIHTGEKPFPCSECGKCFAHKSNLDKHVRIHTGEKPFSCSECGKCFTQKSDLGKHKRIHTGEKPFPCSVCGKYFTQRLSLLKHQIIHTRKAMSTS